From the Psilocybe cubensis strain MGC-MH-2018 chromosome 6, whole genome shotgun sequence genome, the window AAACAAGGTGTAAAATGGCCACTGCATTTTCAAACGCGATCTCAAGCTACACTGCTCTATCTTCCAAAATACCATGCCAGCTGAAATCATCGACGTTCACTCTCTCAGCGCCGAGGGTTTTCCCATTGCAGACATCCCGACGCAAATCATGAACGGTCTTTCTCGGCCTTTTGGACACAAACAACTCCCCACTATGCTCCTCTACGATGAACAGGGGCTCCAGCTGTACGACGACATTACCACTGCTGCTCCAGAGTACTACCTCTTTGCAGCAGAGGAGGAAATCCTTAAAAACAATGCCCACCATATCGTTCAAGCCATGCATAGAGGAGCTCAGATTTCCCCAGACGAAGTCATTGTTGAGCTTGGCGCGGGGTACGTCAAACCTTAATTACCTATTCATTACAAAACACCTCGCCACTTTCGCCCGATTTTCTACATCAGGGAACCCAGGATGGGATTATACCTTCCTTTTGCGGTTTCGCATAACTCTATGGGTTTAAACCTGATCTAATATTATAACATTGCCACAGATCTTTGCGAAAAACATCGCATATACTACTAGGACTTTCTCATTTTGTCGGCAAAGAGGCGCCTTCATCGGCCATTACTTACTATGCTCTTGACCTCGACAAGCACGAGTTGGAACGGACCCTTGGAGACATTTCAAGATCCGAAGTCGGCAAAAAGCTGGTCGGCAAAGTCAAGACGAAAGGAATGTGGGGCACGTACGAGGATGGTCTTAGATTTATAGAACATGGCGGTCTATTTGCTCGCCGCCTCCCATCGGTGGATTACCAATTTTCTTCTCGAGAACGCTCTCCAATTTCACCCATTTCAAGTGCTTCGTCCACCAGTAATGCCTCCTTGACCTCCATGTCAGAGTCAGGCTCGTCTATGCCCTCAACCCCTGAAGGCTCAAAGCCGCCCCTTCATGTTGTATTTTTGGGTTCGTCATTGGGCAATTTTTCGAGGACAGACGCCgtgtcttttcttttatcGCTGCCGTTACGCGCTGGTAGCGGAGACACTCTTCTTATTGGCCTGGACCATGACAATGATGCTGCGCTCATCGAAGAAGCATATAACGACAGCCAGGGCTATACCAGACGTTTCATCTTTAATGGCTTGAGGGCAGCTGGTCGGAACTTAGGCGACGAGAATCTGTTCGATGAAAGCAAATGGGAATATGTCAACACCTACAATTCGGTGCGAACAATCGTTATTTTTTACCCATTCTAGATTCTAATAAAGAGACAAATAGGATGAACGTATGTGCAATCGCTGTTTTTATTCGCCTAGCCTAATTATATTCATTGAAGGCTGCCACGAGGCCTTTTTTAGGTCCAAATGCCCCCAAATTATTCGAGAACCTAGAACCGGCAAAGTCATTCGATTTTCAAAAGGCGAATTGCTGAAAATTGAGGAATCAATCAAGGTGTGTTTTGTTGGCAGACCATTTGGGACCGCAATATTCACGGAGCTTATACTATATGTCAGTTTTCCGATGTGGACGCATATTCCTTGTTTACCGCCAGCAACCTGAGGCCAGTTCAGCGCTGGACTGACAAGAAATCACAGTACTCGTTATGGCTATTAGAAAGGCCTCCTTTCAGCTTTCCATTACTCGTTTCCCCATCCCACCCTTCGACAAAAGGTACTAGGCTTTCTTATTCTCCCTTTGGAGTACCATCTCGAGAAGAATGGAACGAACTTTGGTCCTGCTGGGATTTTATTACAAGGCAGATGATACCCTCGAGTATGTTATATCAGAAGCCAATCGACCTACGACATATTTGCTTGTTTTACTTGGGCCATATTCCTACATTTTTGGACATTCACCTCTCAAAGTTACTTCAACAGCCCCATACTGAACCAGAATCGTTTAAGGTAAGCTAAAATATCAGGCATTACTAAAACTGTCGACTTATTTCTATCTACAGTACATCTTTGAGGTCGGATTGCACATATTCTTGAAGGAAAGTTTTTTCGTTGACAATTGCTAAACAGCGTGGGATTGACCCAGACGTAGATGATCCTACCGAATGCCATGTGAGTATCCGTTTTAGAGTTCATGGGAGTTATCATTAATAATGGCATGGAATCTGTCCAGCCTCATTCTGAAGTACCGATCAAAGATGAAGACTGGCCAAGTCCCATTAATATTGTGAAGTTCCAGGCATCGGTTCGAGCAAGATTAATGCGTCTGTATGATGACATTGATTCTGGGCGAATCACCTTGACTCGCAAGATAGGACGCGTTTTGTTCATGACCCTTGAACATGAAGCCATGCACGCAGAAACCTTGCTGTACATGCTAATTCAACGAGCGGGGAGCGGAACAATACCTCCTCCTGGTTTCGTTGCTCCTCCCTGGGAATCACTGGCTGTCACCTGGCAAGAAATTCCAGCACCAGCGTCGAGTACTGTTACTTTAGGGCCTGCAACTGTGAGCCTTGGGCATATGGATTTCGAATCAGATGATGAGACAAATTCCGACGTCGAAACCCACGAATTTGGATGGGATAACGAAACCCCGAGGCGAGACGTCTATGTAAATCAATTCAGAATTGAATGGAGGCCCGTCACAAATGGAGAATTCCACCAATTTTTTTTCGgagaagggaaagggaaagtaGAGTTCCCAGCGAGTTGGgttgaagacgacgaaggaATCAAAGTGAGTATTCCCAGTATCAGAAATGACATGTTCTGAAATACATTCGAAGGTCCGGACGTTGTATGGGCCTATTTCCATTGATATTGCTCGTAACTGGCCTATTGTAACCTCTTACAATAACCTTTCAACCTATGCCATGGTTAAAGGGGGGCGCCTTCCTACAGAATCGGAGCTTGCTCTATTTTACGACAAATATGAAGCGGGATATGAAGGTGGTGCTAATGTTGGTTTTCGGAATTGGCACCCTGTCCCGTAAGTTTGAACCTTGATTCATCGGGGTTTAAGCTAACATTACGCCCATTCAGTGCAACAACCGGCGGAGAGCGAGCTGGTGGAAAAGGTATCAATGGTGGAGTCTGGGAATGGACCTCCACTGTTTTTGATGCTGTTGACGGTTTTGAACCCTCGAAATTATACCCTGGGTGCTTATTAAATCACCTTTCAAACGCGATGAAGCTAATTTCTCTTTGTCCAGGTATTCTATGGACTTCTTTGATGGAAAACATCAAGTTGTAGTGAGTGTCTTCCCGATTTTTCCATCGTGGTTTGTCATTTATCACTCATTTTACAAACAGCTTGGAGGTTCATACGCTACTATTCCACGGATTGCCGGTAGGCGTAGTTTCAGGAATTGGTATCAACGAAACTACCCTTACACCTGGGCTGGTGCTCGCGTCGTCTATGACGTTTCCGTTTGAACGACGCTCTTTTTTCATCTAAAGGAAATTCCCACTCGTTAGGGTGTAAAGATTAAGGGCCGACTAATAAATTAAATTCTTGGTATCAAATCCCATAAAATAGATCTCAATACAAAACTCTTCAACAATTCTTCGTATATACATTGGTTTCACCTTTACATAGCTGTTAGAAAACTTCCATAAATTCATCagtttcttctccttcttgcaTCTTGACAACGGGTATAGCGACTCGAACACTTTCTGAAGCggatttgatttttttgtcGTATAGATAGCGTTGAGCGTACTGTATCGACAGGCGCCTCTCATTTAAGGAAGCATTTCGGCCTATCCAGACATATATTGCAGGATAAGAAGCGCCGTCGGAGTGGTCAAGTAGAAAGGCATCTTCGGATGACAAAGAATCCTTTGAGACAGGTGCTACTTTTTCAAAAACAAGGGTTCCTGTGGCATCAGAGATGCGATATAGGATTGGGTGTACTTCGGTGAGGTTCATTGAGTGCAAATCGGCTGGTTTGAGCTTCGTCTGTTCACCAAATTCGTGCAGAAATATTCCTGCCCCAGATCCACCTTCGTCTAGAGAATGTGATTGTTAGGCTGAAGGTTCCAAGGGTAGAAGTAGAAACTGTTTACCGTAGACCACAACATCGGCTTGACTCTTCCGTTCGTTGAGCAAACTTTGAACAAATTCTGCAGCTTTAAATCTCTCCTGTCCTGCGCTCCCATTCGTATTAAATTGCATGATGTTATCTCCCTTATCCAAAATGTAGACATCGCCGGCAACGAGGCTATCAGCAGTCGCAGGTACCTCTCGAACCACAAGACTGGACCGTCCTTCTCTACTCTTAAACAAACTAACACGATAAAGCTTTCGAATATTCGGGGGTAAAGTGTCGGAGACATGGTGAAAACCCGTCTCAACCCCTCCTTTAAGGCAAAGGAATTGATGGAAATAAGATAGGAATCGAGGAGATTCAAATCCTTGAACCTCTCTGAATTGTACAGGCCTCCCGTGCAGATCTAGAAATAGAGAGCATACAGTAAGTTGGCTGGCCTTAAAgtcaaagaagaagacacGAACAGTCGTCTAGCTCAACAGTCTTGTAGGCGGCCGTTCCAGCTTCGTCCTGAGTAGTATTTTGCCCAAGCCAAAAGTGAAGATCATATGAAAATGATTTTGCCTCCGGGGATTTCTTAAATGTCTATGGCCAACAATGACAACCTATAAAGACTTGTCACTGGAAGAATAAAAAAGAGACTTACATGAAGGATTATATACGAATCGCCATCATAGAACGAGCCATTACGCTCTTTCGGCCATGGGACCACTTTGAACTTTTCAATCCGCCATATCTGAAGACCGGCAGATTTCCCTGCATCCTCCCATGCGCTCTCCCCTTCTCCGGCTTCCTCTCTAACGTGCTTTTCAATCTACATGAACGATTGCAGTAGTTTAGTTAGGCCATCTCGACGATATGGGTCCCAAGAGTTCGAAACTGTAGAGTGGTGGCAGGGTTAATAATGGATACTCACGTTGGATCCTAAAAGCGCGATATTAGAATCTTCGATGTTATACACAGTTGTCCGGGTAAGATATGCCATGAGATTAGGCAAGCACAGTTCACCAGCGTAAACTTAGGAGAGAGATCAGTGGGAAGGAACCTTAACCTCAAAAATAGGGGTATCGCTAGCTGCCTTGGTCCCTGTTAAACAGCAACTTGCTGCCATAATTGTTCAACCTGCTGCCATAATTGTTGTATAGTCGAACTTCGCCATACAAAATCATCGAATTAGAATCAGCAATACCTTTGAAGGAAGTAGTGCTACTCAATTCTCTGTATAAACATAGTTAAAAGGATAATTATTTTTGGGATTTTAAAAAACATTATCAAAGTGCAGCATTACAgagtttttctttttgtacaACTAGATGGCAAGGTTGGAGAGCTATTACTTGCCCGAAAAGTCTAATTCCTGGATACCCCAGACAAGTTGCCAGCCTGATTATTTCAAATTGTGAACCCTTCGAGTCGCCGTCAGAAATCAAGGAATAACATACCGCCCTCATTTCACCCTCATTTGCCATATCTGTGTTCCCAGTCATCTTCCCAGTGATCTTTTCGGCGCCACCTTATAGAGAAGAGAGATTATAAAAATGTGAACAAGGATTGAATGTTAAAGCGCACCTAGAATCTTATCAGTCATTGACGGACGTCCACCTTGCATTTGCTGCGCGCTGATGTCAGAGCCGACTGGCCCTTTGGAAGGGTGTTGATATTTCATCCCTTCAGCACTCTGATACCTATTATCAAGACTGTTTCCAGAGGTGCCATAGCTAGACGATAATCCTTCCCCCTGAGTACGTGACCCACCAATACCAGAACTAGTAGTGGATGGACCGAATTTGCCCATGGAGTCACCTGAACACATGACAAGAATTGACACTAAGTATCAAATGAAAATATAATGGCATTACCCATGTTCATTCTCTCTTGGCCAGTTGAACCACCCATACCAGTATAGGATGAAGTTTCGTACTTGCCCATTGATCCACCTGAAAAAGATATTGGAACAATTTCACTGAAAGTGTATAACAAACATACCACTCATTTCCGTCCTTTCGTGACCTTTCAACGACGGCATCGAAGCCGCTGAAGGGAATGATGAGAAAGAGACGAAATCAGGACAGATGAATTGTATACATACTGTTCGAGCTCGAATCCTGGACATAGTCTACAAAAGAGGTCAATTATCATTATGTTTGCCATAGACTTTGTATACATACAATGACCAGGATGGCATTTGCTACAGTGCGCTTCCATGTTGCCGGTTCCGCTCTGTCCGTGAAGGTGATGCTCATCTTTAAGGTCTTTCATGTGCCCCGTGGCAAGACTAGCTCCGGCCATGGCAGGAATACCACTCAAAGACTCGTTATATTGATGTGCGTGAATTCCTGCGCCAGAATTTAGGCCAGTGCGAGTGGAGTCGGTCCTGAGGCGACTATCGGCATCAACGATTTGATGAAGAGAGTCGCTCCCTGTGAGAGTTCCACCAGCTCTTCCAAGATCCGAGAAATCCATCCCAGCAGATGCATTCATGCCTGAACCTTGGTTCAGATTACGGCGAACTTGGTCACGATCATTACTCATGGAGTAATCATGAGTTCCTCCCACTAAAATCATGAAATGCATTGTAAGATAATTAGCATACGATTTTGCAGTGAGGCTTACTATTTGCACTGCTTTTACCATATGTCTCACTGTTAGTGGTATCACGGCCATAGTTATCACTGGCGGGGTTGTGGCCACCAAAACCGCTGTGAGAGCTGTCTCGATTGAAAGCATAAGCATTGGGGGATTCCATGTTGCTCATACCACCAGATCGAGAAGGCATTGAAGGTACGTTCGATCCCAGAGCCGAGGATGCTGCTGCTCCTAATAATTGAGTCAGTTAATTCTAATGTTTTAAACTTTATAACCAACCTCCTGGACCGCCCATACCGCCCATGCCCATCATGCCAGCAGCATGGCTCTCAGGTGCTGCCAGGTTCTTGAGTTTATCGGTAACGCCTACGCAGAGTCCAATGTCTAGATTAGGCTAAAGTTCACCAAGACCAACAAAGGAATGTACTTACCAGAGTCGCCTTGTTCGCCAGAGGATTTAGTCCCTCTGTCGTTTTTAGAGCCGGACATAAGATTCGAAGCAATGTTTGACATGTTGGTGCTTTTAGATTTAGGATTTTAAAGCAAAGAAGTATGGGCTGAGAGGTGGGATATTAGGTGTGGGGTACCGACAACAACTCTTTATATACGATGCCCTTCTTATTCAATGACGGAGTACGTCAGGTTATGACGCGCCATGTGAAGTAGGATTGTCTCAGTATTCACTGAGGTTTCCAAACAGTCCTGAGGCGGAAACAAATCTACCGAGTCTAGCTGATACTGCGGACTGAATATGCGCGACAAAATAATTTAATATTGAACCAATACGAACCTGATCGAACCCATCTCCAAAACGGGGGTATCCTGATAGTGCGTTTTTGAGTCCTTAGTATTCGCTTGTCTGGTGAATTGGTTGTCGTCTCCACGGTAGAGAGATTTCAGTTGCATTAGGTCAAATAAAAGCTTTGTAACCTGTAAAGAACCACGCGAGCAGCAAATAAGAAAGAATGTGAAGACGCGTTCTTGACGCGTTCAGTTTAAAAGACGAAAAAGGTCCAGGTGTGTGATTGATTTCTGATTATGTAAtttaagataagataagatcgTGAAAGACGACTGCACAGCTCTCCAGCCAACAACTCCGATACTTTTGCAATTGCCaattattttcttcttcttttcaccACCTTGGCCATCTGTATTCTTTTAAATGGAATCTCATTCATCTGTAAGCATAGTGATATTGCATTTGATAAGGTTGTACTTATTTCCGTTTTCCTCTCAGTATCCGATTCTATCTAGTTTGCTTGCCAAATATCCACGCGCTTCATCTAGCCTTTTCCAAACTTACAACGATATTGTATACGGTACACCTTCTCTTTACCTGTCGAAGGATCTGGTAGGCTGAAGACTTTATTAGCTCAGCAATGGAACGATGTGAAAGTGATAGATCTCGAGTACTGTTCGCGAGGAGCCATAGCGGGCAGGAAGCGTGATACGGTGTGTGCTACAGACTTTCGACATTGATGCAATATCTCATTGTTTCCTTCAATCAGGAAGAGAATCTCTATGTTGTTCCCTGTGCTCTGTCTGAGACTCTTAGTTTCGCTTGGTGAGTCAATTACTCTCAATTGCGGTCACCCTACTTGAATACCATAAAGGATTCGGGATGCATTCTCCCAGCTATTCCCCAACTTGGAAAAGACCCATGAAGCGGTATCCAACCCTCCATATATTTTTCTCGCCATAACCTCAACCGACGCTTCTATTGTATATTACAAACTCAGTTACGGAATTGTCAAACCGCTTGTCTGAAAAACTACAACCAAACCCGGACAACCTACAGGAAACTACTTTCATGGTCTCTTAATCTCCATCAACTACGATGGCGTATTTTGAACTTTTTAGCGGTTCATTCAGACTCGACGATCCAAATAGGCTTAACGTATCCCTAACACCCCTCGTGGTCTGGCAGAGAGATAACGAAGAATACAGCCGGCCTTTGTCACCTTCTGGATAGATTCCGATCTTCTTAAGCAAGACAAGGAAATGTAGCGTTTCATCGATCACTATACCCTATCAAAGTAGTTCATTACTCAAATGCCGCTCGACGTGCGTCAAACTTCAATCATATTCGATTTATAAGAACTATTGGCATATAGTGGTGCGATTCCAGAACGAATCAAAGCAAGGTTGTATCTAGCAGCACATTTCGCAAGGGCAACCTGGTAGTGGTTTGAGGTATGAGTTTCTATTGACATGAAGCACGCAGTTTTCGGAGACTTACAGATGATATCCGCAGCGCACTCGCAGCATCCCTGAAAGATAGTTGACATGTGGAAAGCACTAGCGATGGCATGAAAGCGTTGCCTACCTCGCAGCATTCTGTTCAAATTGGCTTGCTTTAGTGCGCTGATTCATTCGTTTGGGGATGACTTACCGAAGCAAAGGAAACATCCGACGAGTCCCAAGAAGCAGTCCTGTGAAATATTCGCATGTCAGACTATAGCCGCACCCGAGGAAACAACGTGTAAACAAGGAGGCAAGAAAATGCCCGATAATCAAATTCGACGGTTCACCTCCGGAGAACTATATTTCAATGGAAAAGAACACAAAAACTCTTACTAACCTTTCCAGCTCCTCCACCACGAAGACGGGACGCCTTTTGCTTCTGGTGCTCACAGTTCTGATGTTGGTGGTTCTCGGAGGTCTCTCCAGAGACTTTCATGACCTCTGTTCGTAATCATCGTAATTTTGGTCAGCCTTCAACTATCGGGTTACACTTCAACAACATCGAGGAGTGGTGTATGAAGGTCAAAAAGCAGTTATATGCTCACTCATCTCAGTTGCAGCTTGAGGCTGGCTGGTCTTGGCGGTAGTAGATTCCATTCTCGCAAGATATAAACGTAAGCCTTGAGAAAGTGAGAAAAAAACCAAATTGACTGGTAAAGGGCGAAGGAAGGGATGTGGGTAAACAGAGAGCTGTTTATATAGGTGGAGATGAGTCTAAATGCGGCCATGATGCCCTCCACGGACAACGCTGTCTGCCTATTTTTGGATTTACTACGTAGTAACCTATTTATTTATAGCTTTGGGCGTTGTGCAGCCTTTCGTCCGACCGATTTAACCAAACGTTGATGACATGATGCCTACTGGCTTAATGGGGTGAAAAGGCCCCCGAGTAGCACCAAGGGCAGAAATAACGCTTCGAGGGATTGATGATAATCATGGAACTGAGACAAAATCCAACGATTACTTCGAAACCCGAGGCGAAGAACAATTGAGGCATCTATGTGCGCGGAACGAGGGCATCATCCCACCGTACATTTAGGCCGGTGTTATTAACATGTTGCAAAACTTTCATAAAACCAAGCAATCTGCGTAGTTAAGAAATAATTATAAGAATCGTcattgaaatgaatgaaaaaataTAATTGTCCAGATCAAACATGAAATTTGGGATCTGTTCAACAACACATTTCACAAGGGCAGCCTACCCGTCTACAGTTGAGTATAGTTCTAGTGAATTCAGAACGAGAACTCACAGAGACAATCTCCTACGCATCCGCAGCAAATCTGTAGCAGAGGAGCGGTCAATCAATAATCTGCCAATTGGCCTAGACATGGTGACGAGGCTGCGAAAGCGCACCTCACAGCATTCTTCCGAAATCATTGATATTAGTAGAAAATCAAAAACTCACGAAGGTCACTCACCAAAGCACAGGAAACAGCTGACGCATACAATGAAACACTCCTATAGATAA encodes:
- a CDS encoding Severin → MAYLTRTTVYNIEDSNIALLGSNIEKHVREEAGEGESAWEDAGKSAGLQIWRIEKFKVVPWPKERNGSFYDGDSYIILHTFKKSPEAKSFSYDLHFWLGQNTTQDEAGTAAYKTVELDDYLHGRPVQFREVQGFESPRFLSYFHQFLCLKGGVETGFHHVSDTLPPNIRKLYRVSLFKSREGRSSLVVREVPATADSLVAGDVYILDKGDNIMQFNTNGSAGQERFKAAEFVQSLLNERKSQADVVVYDEGGSGAGIFLHEFGEQTKLKPADLHSMNLTEVHPILYRISDATGTLVFEKVAPVSKDSLSSEDAFLLDHSDGASYPAIYVWIGRNASLNERRLSIQYAQRYLYDKKIKSASESVRVAIPVVKMQEGEETDEFMEVF
- a CDS encoding Ergothioneine biosynthesis protein 1 translates to MPAEIIDVHSLSAEGFPIADIPTQIMNGLSRPFGHKQLPTMLLYDEQGLQLYDDITTAAPEYYLFAAEEEILKNNAHHIVQAMHRGAQISPDEVIVELGAGSLRKTSHILLGLSHFVGKEAPSSAITYYALDLDKHELERTLGDISRSEVGKKLVGKVKTKGMWGTYEDGLRFIEHGGLFARRLPSVDYQFSSRERSPISPISSASSTSNASLTSMSESGSSMPSTPEGSKPPLHVVFLGSSLGNFSRTDAVSFLLSLPLRAGSGDTLLIGLDHDNDAALIEEAYNDSQGYTRRFIFNGLRAAGRNLGDENLFDESKWEYVNTYNSDERCHEAFFRSKCPQIIREPRTGKVIRFSKGELLKIEESIKFSDVDAYSLFTASNLRPVQRWTDKKSQYSLWLLERPPFSFPLLVSPSHPSTKGTRLSYSPFGVPSREEWNELWSCWDFITRQMIPSSMLYQKPIDLRHICLFYLGHIPTFLDIHLSKLLQQPHTEPESFKRGIDPDVDDPTECHPHSEVPIKDEDWPSPINIVKFQASVRARLMRLYDDIDSGRITLTRKIGRVLFMTLEHEAMHAETLLYMLIQRAGSGTIPPPGFVAPPWESLAVTWQEIPAPASSTVTLGPATVSLGHMDFESDDETNSDVETHEFGWDNETPRRDVYVNQFRIEWRPVTNGEFHQFFFGEGKGKVEFPASWVEDDEGIKVRTLYGPISIDIARNWPIVTSYNNLSTYAMVKGGRLPTESELALFYDKYEAGYEGGANVGFRNWHPVPATTGGERAGGKGINGGVWEWTSTVFDAVDGFEPSKLYPGYSMDFFDGKHQVVLGGSYATIPRIAGRRSFRNWYQRNYPYTWAGARVVYDVSV